In the Paludisphaera rhizosphaerae genome, one interval contains:
- a CDS encoding SMP-30/gluconolactonase/LRE family protein produces MTSLRGLKISKHQRFVAAWLVTATLQATGAAFAQSPPTLGTIERNDPAFDRLIAPNARVERIAEGFDWSEGTVWDSAGRRLLFSDVPLNVVHQWTKDGGTGDFLKPSGYTGTVARGGEPGSNGLTFDPQGRLVLCQHGDRRIGRLKADGGFETLADRFEGKRFNSPNDGVFKSNGDYYFTDPPYGLLGEHHDQGKELAFCGVYRLSTDGTMTLLTRELDFPNGIAFSPDEKTLYVANSDPKHAIWMAFPVAADGTLGAGKVFADVTPLAGKRKGLPDGMKVDVAGNVFATGPGGVLVFSPEGKHLGTLATGEACGNCAWGENGSVLYIASDMYIGRIQTTTVGRIPGIPLP; encoded by the coding sequence ATGACTTCGCTTCGAGGCTTGAAAATCTCAAAACACCAGCGGTTCGTCGCCGCATGGCTCGTCACCGCGACCCTCCAGGCGACGGGGGCCGCCTTCGCTCAGTCGCCTCCGACACTTGGGACCATCGAGCGGAATGACCCAGCCTTCGACCGGCTCATCGCCCCGAACGCGCGAGTGGAGCGGATCGCCGAGGGCTTCGACTGGTCAGAAGGGACCGTCTGGGATTCCGCTGGGCGTCGGCTTTTGTTCTCGGACGTTCCCTTGAACGTGGTCCACCAGTGGACGAAGGACGGCGGGACCGGCGACTTCCTCAAGCCGAGCGGATACACGGGGACGGTCGCGCGGGGCGGCGAGCCGGGATCGAACGGGTTGACCTTCGACCCCCAGGGGCGTCTGGTACTCTGCCAGCACGGGGACCGCCGCATCGGTAGGCTCAAGGCCGACGGGGGCTTCGAGACGCTCGCCGATCGCTTCGAGGGGAAGCGTTTCAACAGCCCCAACGACGGCGTCTTCAAATCGAACGGCGATTACTACTTCACCGACCCGCCCTACGGCCTGCTCGGCGAGCATCACGACCAGGGGAAGGAACTGGCCTTCTGCGGCGTCTACCGGCTGTCCACCGACGGAACGATGACGCTGTTGACGCGCGAGCTGGACTTCCCCAACGGCATCGCATTCTCTCCCGACGAGAAGACGCTCTACGTCGCGAACTCCGACCCGAAACACGCGATCTGGATGGCCTTCCCGGTCGCGGCCGACGGGACCCTCGGCGCCGGCAAGGTCTTCGCCGACGTCACGCCGCTGGCCGGCAAGCGAAAGGGACTGCCGGATGGGATGAAGGTCGACGTTGCGGGGAACGTCTTCGCGACCGGGCCGGGCGGCGTCTTGGTCTTCTCGCCCGAAGGCAAGCATCTGGGCACGCTGGCGACCGGCGAAGCCTGCGGCAATTGCGCCTGGGGCGAGAACGGCAGCGTCCTCTATATCGCCTCAGATATGTACATCGGCCGAATTCAGACCACGACTGTCGGCCGGATTCCCGGAATCCCTCTGCCGTAG
- a CDS encoding GatB/YqeY domain-containing protein: MTIVQKMRSELTPAMKARDKAKTDFLRYWIAQLTLGTGEEMADADAIKKMRSVLKEARSGVTTFTAEEVAQLSQWVPASLSPEQIREALAPAAEQIRSAPKDGMALGIAMKTLAGKQVETEDVKAAVSAIRSEA, encoded by the coding sequence ATGACGATTGTTCAGAAAATGCGGAGCGAACTCACCCCAGCGATGAAGGCTCGCGACAAGGCCAAGACCGATTTTCTTCGGTACTGGATCGCCCAACTTACACTGGGCACCGGCGAGGAAATGGCCGACGCCGACGCGATCAAGAAGATGCGCAGCGTCCTGAAGGAGGCGAGATCGGGCGTCACGACGTTCACCGCCGAGGAAGTGGCCCAACTCAGCCAGTGGGTTCCCGCCAGCCTGAGCCCTGAACAGATCCGGGAGGCGCTCGCGCCGGCGGCCGAACAGATTCGTTCGGCCCCCAAGGATGGAATGGCGCTGGGAATCGCCATGAAAACGCTGGCGGGAAAGCAGGTCGAGACGGAAGACGTCAAGGCGGCGGTGTCGGCCATTCGCAGCGAAGCTTGA
- a CDS encoding PSD1 and planctomycete cytochrome C domain-containing protein produces the protein MLVRPTLRLAGGFAMALAAVAPVGAQEPKDVAARAQNILTSRCLKCHGGEKTRGGLRVDGRESLLKGGELGPAVDPATPAESLLLKAVRYEDGLEMPPSGKLPEAEVKTLAEWVAAGAPWSGETTPAPTSAEPAKPAVATTASWPYRQVVRPVVPTVNGRDWSRNPIDAFILAQLEPAKLAPAPEADRRTLIRRATFDLIGLPPTPAEVEAFEADPAPDAYDRLVDRLLSSPQYGEAWGRHWLDLVRYAETNGYERDAGKPYIWRYRDYVINAFNNDKSFDRFILEQLAGDEIAPDSVEEQVATGFYRLGLWDDEPADKPQARYDTLDGIVSTVGQVFLGMTVNCARCHDHKKDPIPQSDYYRLLAFFIDMGGQDGLATSKVGPEAVEVMAARERGRAEAHVLLRGNPNLTGPKVEPGVPGVLDNGQATFGTGSGKRRALAEWLADRRNPMTARVLANRLWQYHFGRGLVPSPNDFGSLGEPSTHPELLDWLASELVDGGWKIKRMHRLIMLSSAYRMSSRPSKEALAKDPGNQKFQHFPMRRMTAEEVRDSMLAVAGVLNPKAAGPAVCPPIPAEVLAGQSQPGKGWKVASPEESARRSVYVHIKRSLALPILATHDAADTDSSCPVRYTTTVPTQALGLLNGSFSNEQAEKLADRLAAGNPGDLAGQVRRAVLLTTGREPTADETKRDVAFILSLREEAGLSERAALVQYALLSLNANAFLYID, from the coding sequence ATGCTCGTCCGTCCTACCCTCCGACTGGCTGGGGGCTTCGCGATGGCCCTGGCAGCCGTCGCGCCCGTCGGTGCGCAAGAGCCGAAGGACGTGGCCGCCAGGGCCCAGAACATCCTCACTTCGCGCTGTCTTAAATGCCACGGCGGCGAGAAAACCCGCGGCGGCCTGCGCGTGGATGGTCGCGAATCCCTGCTCAAGGGAGGCGAGCTCGGCCCGGCCGTCGACCCCGCGACCCCGGCCGAGAGCCTTCTCCTCAAGGCGGTTCGCTACGAGGACGGTCTGGAGATGCCCCCCTCGGGCAAGCTTCCGGAGGCCGAGGTCAAGACGCTGGCTGAGTGGGTCGCCGCCGGCGCTCCCTGGTCGGGAGAGACGACGCCCGCCCCCACATCCGCCGAACCGGCGAAGCCGGCCGTCGCCACGACCGCCTCCTGGCCCTACCGCCAGGTCGTCCGCCCGGTCGTCCCGACAGTCAACGGCCGCGACTGGTCTCGGAACCCGATCGACGCCTTCATTCTGGCCCAACTCGAGCCCGCCAAGCTCGCCCCTGCCCCCGAGGCCGATCGCCGGACGCTGATCCGTCGCGCCACCTTCGACCTGATCGGCCTGCCGCCGACTCCCGCCGAGGTCGAGGCCTTTGAGGCTGATCCCGCCCCGGACGCCTACGATCGGCTGGTCGACCGCCTACTCTCCTCGCCCCAGTACGGCGAGGCCTGGGGACGGCACTGGCTGGACCTGGTCCGCTACGCCGAGACCAACGGCTACGAGCGTGACGCCGGCAAGCCGTACATCTGGCGGTACCGCGATTACGTCATCAACGCCTTCAACAATGACAAGTCGTTCGACCGGTTCATCCTCGAACAGCTCGCTGGTGACGAGATCGCCCCGGACTCGGTCGAGGAGCAGGTCGCCACGGGCTTCTATCGGCTCGGCCTCTGGGACGACGAACCGGCCGACAAACCCCAGGCGCGTTACGACACGTTGGACGGCATCGTCTCGACGGTCGGCCAGGTCTTCCTGGGAATGACCGTCAACTGCGCCCGCTGCCACGACCACAAAAAAGACCCGATCCCTCAGTCCGACTACTACCGGTTGCTCGCCTTTTTCATCGACATGGGCGGGCAAGACGGGCTGGCGACCTCGAAAGTCGGACCGGAGGCCGTGGAGGTGATGGCGGCTCGCGAACGGGGACGCGCTGAGGCCCACGTCCTCCTGCGAGGCAACCCCAACCTCACGGGCCCCAAGGTCGAGCCGGGCGTCCCCGGCGTACTCGACAACGGCCAGGCGACTTTCGGGACGGGCTCCGGCAAGCGTCGGGCGCTCGCCGAATGGCTTGCCGACCGGCGAAACCCGATGACGGCCCGGGTGCTGGCCAATCGGCTCTGGCAGTACCACTTCGGCCGGGGCCTGGTCCCCTCCCCCAACGACTTCGGCAGTCTCGGCGAGCCTTCCACGCATCCGGAACTGCTCGACTGGCTGGCCTCGGAACTGGTCGACGGCGGTTGGAAGATCAAGCGCATGCATCGTTTGATCATGCTGTCGAGCGCCTACCGGATGTCGTCGCGGCCGTCGAAAGAGGCTCTCGCGAAAGATCCAGGCAATCAGAAGTTTCAGCACTTCCCCATGCGGCGGATGACGGCCGAGGAAGTCCGCGACTCCATGCTGGCCGTCGCCGGCGTGCTCAACCCCAAGGCCGCCGGCCCGGCCGTCTGCCCGCCGATCCCCGCCGAAGTGCTTGCGGGGCAGTCGCAACCCGGCAAGGGGTGGAAGGTCGCGTCCCCCGAGGAGTCGGCTCGCCGGAGCGTTTACGTCCACATCAAGCGTTCTCTCGCGCTGCCGATCCTGGCCACCCACGACGCGGCCGACACCGACTCCAGTTGCCCCGTCCGATACACGACGACCGTTCCCACCCAGGCGCTCGGCCTCCTGAACGGGTCGTTCTCCAACGAACAGGCGGAGAAGCTGGCCGACCGGCTGGCCGCCGGAAATCCGGGCGACCTTGCCGGGCAGGTTCGTCGTGCCGTCCTGCTGACGACGGGCCGCGAACCGACGGCCGACGAGACGAAGAGGGACGTCGCCTTCATCCTCTCGCTCCGGGAAGAGGCGGGTCTTTCCGAGCGAGCGGCGCTCGTTCAATACGCGTTGCTTTCGCTCAACGCCAACGCATTCCTTTATATCGACTGA
- a CDS encoding DUF1501 domain-containing protein gives MQRQGDFCGRTRREFLWEAGGGFTAAALAGLLSQDGFLGRQARAADGVTPFVNPLAPKAPPKLGKAKSVIFLFMYGGPSHVDTFDYKPQLYGLDGKTIEVKTFGRSGKKNEGRVVGPKWQFRPYGESGKMISDLFPNLGTCVDDMAFIHSMYAESPIHGSAMLMMNSGRILSGHPCLGSWVTYGLGSENQDLPGFVVMLDKTGGPISGAKNWSSGYMPAVYQGTVIRADGIPIHDLAPPPGVERSLQRRVLDRLREKNEEHRAPRTDNSELAARIASYELAFQMQQHAPEAVDYGQESEETKALYGIDRPETADFGRKCLLARRLVERGVRFIQVYSGGAHNDDNWDAHGDLVANHTRHAGRTDKPIAGLIKDLKRRGLLDETLIVWGGEFGRQPTAEYEKGTGRDHNSYGFTVWMAGGGIKGGVSVGTTDEIGSRAVDDRFHVKNLHATILNQLGFNPDALSYFYGGLDQKLVGVEGAEPIHQLV, from the coding sequence ATGCAACGCCAAGGCGACTTCTGCGGCCGAACCCGCCGCGAGTTCCTCTGGGAAGCCGGCGGCGGCTTCACGGCCGCGGCGCTGGCCGGATTGCTCTCGCAGGACGGCTTCCTCGGTCGCCAGGCTCGCGCGGCCGACGGCGTGACGCCGTTCGTCAACCCGCTCGCCCCCAAGGCCCCGCCCAAGCTGGGGAAGGCCAAGAGCGTCATCTTCCTGTTCATGTACGGCGGCCCCAGCCACGTCGACACCTTTGACTACAAGCCCCAGCTTTACGGGCTCGACGGCAAGACGATCGAGGTGAAGACGTTCGGCCGCAGCGGCAAGAAGAACGAGGGCCGCGTCGTTGGGCCCAAGTGGCAGTTCCGCCCTTACGGCGAATCTGGCAAGATGATCTCCGACCTCTTCCCCAACCTGGGGACGTGCGTCGACGACATGGCCTTCATCCACTCCATGTACGCCGAGTCGCCGATCCACGGTTCGGCCATGCTCATGATGAACTCGGGCCGGATCCTCAGCGGCCATCCCTGCCTGGGCTCGTGGGTCACCTACGGTCTCGGGAGCGAGAACCAGGACCTCCCGGGCTTCGTCGTGATGCTCGACAAGACCGGCGGCCCGATCAGCGGCGCCAAGAACTGGTCGAGCGGCTACATGCCGGCCGTTTATCAGGGGACTGTCATCCGTGCGGATGGCATCCCGATCCACGACCTCGCCCCGCCCCCGGGCGTCGAGCGTTCACTCCAGCGCCGAGTTCTGGACCGACTCCGCGAGAAGAACGAGGAGCACCGAGCGCCCCGGACCGACAATTCCGAGCTGGCCGCGCGCATCGCTAGCTACGAGCTGGCCTTCCAGATGCAGCAGCATGCCCCCGAGGCCGTTGATTATGGCCAGGAGAGCGAGGAGACGAAGGCTCTTTACGGCATCGACCGCCCCGAGACGGCCGACTTCGGCCGCAAGTGCCTGCTGGCCCGCCGGCTCGTGGAGCGTGGCGTCCGGTTCATCCAGGTCTATTCGGGCGGCGCCCACAACGACGACAACTGGGACGCCCACGGCGACCTGGTCGCCAACCACACCCGCCACGCCGGCCGGACCGACAAGCCGATCGCAGGGCTCATCAAGGACCTCAAGCGCCGCGGGCTTCTCGACGAAACCCTGATCGTCTGGGGCGGCGAGTTCGGCCGTCAGCCAACCGCTGAATACGAGAAGGGGACCGGCCGCGACCATAACTCCTACGGCTTCACCGTCTGGATGGCCGGCGGCGGCATCAAGGGGGGCGTGAGCGTCGGCACGACCGACGAGATCGGCAGCCGCGCCGTCGACGACCGCTTCCACGTCAAGAACCTGCACGCGACGATCCTGAACCAGCTCGGCTTCAACCCGGACGCCCTTTCGTACTTCTACGGCGGGCTCGACCAGAAGCTGGTCGGCGTCGAGGGTGCGGAGCCGATCCACCAGCTCGTTTGA
- a CDS encoding carbohydrate-binding family 9-like protein, with protein sequence MKRLSTLPALFLFLVGSAFAEPPTTKNAECRRAVEPPKLDGKLDDRCWRDAKPITEFAAFWIGESRPGTKAMLAWDDEFLYYAGEMSDAELRASGRNRNDHLWEGDVFEMFFKPRDDQPAYYEFQANPLASVFEVAFPKRGPLGHAFNQEPVLGNEAVVALQGTLDRPGDIDEGWTVEGRIPWKAFTPTGGRPKSGDAWKFAICRYDYGAEGTKPTTMSSAPLTLQSFHRFEDYGVLKFVGP encoded by the coding sequence ATGAAACGGCTGTCGACGCTCCCTGCGCTTTTCCTATTCCTCGTCGGCTCCGCCTTTGCGGAGCCTCCGACGACCAAAAACGCCGAGTGCCGACGAGCCGTCGAGCCGCCTAAGCTCGACGGCAAGCTCGACGACCGCTGCTGGCGCGACGCCAAACCGATCACGGAGTTCGCCGCCTTCTGGATCGGCGAATCTCGACCCGGCACAAAAGCCATGCTCGCCTGGGACGACGAGTTTCTCTACTACGCGGGCGAGATGTCCGACGCCGAGCTTCGCGCCTCGGGCCGGAATCGCAACGACCACCTCTGGGAGGGGGACGTCTTCGAGATGTTCTTCAAACCGCGCGACGATCAGCCCGCCTACTACGAGTTCCAGGCCAATCCGCTTGCCAGTGTCTTTGAGGTGGCTTTCCCGAAGCGTGGGCCGCTCGGGCACGCGTTCAACCAGGAGCCGGTGCTGGGGAACGAGGCGGTCGTGGCCCTGCAGGGGACGCTCGACCGACCGGGCGACATCGACGAAGGGTGGACGGTCGAGGGGCGAATCCCCTGGAAGGCCTTCACCCCCACGGGCGGGCGACCGAAGTCCGGCGACGCCTGGAAGTTCGCCATCTGTCGATACGATTACGGAGCGGAAGGGACCAAACCCACCACGATGAGTTCGGCCCCGCTCACCCTCCAGAGCTTCCACCGCTTCGAGGACTACGGCGTCCTGAAGTTCGTCGGACCCTGA
- a CDS encoding DEAD/DEAH box helicase, with product MGEKGSKKAVDTGFSALGLDPRLQEALTGLGYEEPSPIQREAIPILLTGKDLIGQAATGTGKTAAFALPLLHRLSLEDKKRIRPYALVLVPTRELAMQVAEAVHRYGRPLGASVLPVYGGQAYGPQIRALERGSDVVIATPGRALDLIKRKSLRLDGIRIVVLDEADEMLDMGFAEDIESILSDTPKERQTVLFSATLPPRIAAIARKHLTEPQKVQIQREPSAPGTVPLVKQTAYIVPRGHKLATLGRVLDIENPSAAIVFCRRRNEVDELVETLGARGCRVEGLHGGMTQEQRNRVMKKFRGETADLLIATDVAARGLDIQHLSHVINFDVPVEIESYVHRIGRVGRAGREGVAITLAEPREHRQLRMIEQATGQKIAIEKIPTVADLRARRLELTRASIREAIVDGELERYRVIVESLAGEFDVMDVAMAAAKLLHQSIGSEDGDEEEIPDVEPFRERPFRDGRGGGAGRGGPRERRRPGGGESRGADMTRLFVGAGRAAGVRPQDLVGAITGEAGLTGRQVGDIDIADRFSLVEVPSELADTVIDALRGARIKGRSVTVRRERERGKD from the coding sequence ATGGGTGAGAAGGGCTCGAAGAAAGCGGTGGATACGGGGTTCTCGGCGTTGGGGCTGGACCCGCGACTGCAGGAGGCGCTGACGGGCCTCGGCTATGAGGAGCCTTCGCCCATCCAGCGCGAGGCCATCCCCATCTTGCTGACGGGGAAGGACCTCATCGGCCAGGCGGCCACGGGGACGGGCAAGACGGCGGCCTTCGCCTTGCCGCTGCTTCACCGGCTCTCGCTGGAAGACAAGAAGCGGATCCGCCCCTACGCCCTGGTTCTTGTCCCCACCCGCGAGTTGGCGATGCAGGTCGCCGAGGCCGTTCACCGCTACGGTCGTCCTTTGGGAGCGAGCGTCCTGCCCGTCTACGGCGGCCAGGCCTACGGCCCTCAGATCCGGGCGTTGGAGCGTGGGTCGGACGTCGTCATCGCCACGCCGGGACGAGCCCTCGACCTCATCAAGCGCAAGAGCCTCCGGCTCGACGGCATCCGGATCGTGGTGCTGGACGAGGCCGACGAGATGCTCGACATGGGCTTCGCCGAGGACATCGAATCGATCCTCTCCGACACGCCCAAGGAGCGTCAGACCGTCCTCTTCTCCGCGACGCTGCCGCCGCGGATCGCCGCCATCGCCCGCAAGCACCTGACCGAGCCGCAGAAGGTCCAGATCCAGCGCGAGCCTTCGGCGCCGGGGACCGTCCCGCTGGTCAAGCAGACCGCCTACATCGTCCCGCGCGGCCACAAGCTGGCGACCCTCGGCCGGGTGCTCGACATCGAGAACCCCAGCGCGGCCATCGTCTTCTGCCGCCGCCGCAACGAGGTCGACGAACTCGTCGAGACCCTCGGCGCCCGTGGCTGCCGGGTCGAAGGTCTGCACGGCGGGATGACGCAAGAACAGCGCAACCGCGTGATGAAGAAGTTCCGGGGCGAGACGGCCGACCTGCTGATCGCCACCGACGTCGCCGCTCGCGGGCTGGACATCCAGCACCTTTCGCACGTCATCAACTTCGACGTCCCCGTCGAGATCGAGTCTTACGTCCACCGGATCGGCCGCGTCGGCCGGGCGGGCCGTGAGGGGGTCGCCATCACGCTGGCGGAGCCTCGCGAGCATCGCCAGCTTCGGATGATCGAGCAGGCGACCGGCCAGAAGATCGCCATCGAGAAGATCCCGACCGTCGCCGACCTGCGGGCGCGTCGGCTTGAGCTGACCCGCGCCTCGATCCGCGAGGCGATCGTCGACGGCGAACTGGAACGCTACCGGGTCATCGTCGAGTCGCTAGCCGGCGAGTTCGACGTCATGGACGTCGCAATGGCCGCCGCCAAGCTGCTCCATCAGTCGATCGGCTCGGAAGACGGAGACGAGGAGGAGATTCCAGACGTCGAGCCCTTCCGCGAGCGTCCGTTCCGCGACGGCCGAGGCGGCGGCGCTGGCCGGGGCGGCCCTCGCGAGCGTCGTCGACCGGGGGGTGGGGAGAGCCGGGGGGCCGATATGACCCGGCTGTTCGTCGGGGCCGGCCGCGCGGCCGGCGTCCGGCCGCAGGATCTCGTTGGCGCCATCACGGGTGAGGCGGGCCTCACTGGCCGCCAGGTGGGCGATATCGACATCGCCGACCGCTTCTCGCTCGTCGAGGTCCCCAGCGAACTCGCCGACACCGTGATCGACGCCCTCCGAGGGGCCCGGATCAAGGGCCGCAGCGTCACCGTCCGCCGCGAACGCGAGCGTGGCAAAGACTGA
- a CDS encoding TIM barrel protein: MSLIKNGRIKQSLVHWCYEPYWKDHDAFIGMTKDLGCQSVELAPPSMYPKLKAAGLTNAIAQIDLGETPPFMIGFNNPKHWDQVIAATKKSIDECAEFGFPSVICFTGYEDGLTAEQGADNCVEGFKKVVGYAEQKGVTMCLEMLNTRADDHPMKGHPGYQGNHTEYCIDILKRVGSPRLKLLFDFYHVQIQDGDLIRRLHQHKDYIGHIHTAGNPGRGEMDEKQEIYFPPLMHALLDIGYQGYVGHEFIPTRDPLEGLKQAVTQCDV; this comes from the coding sequence ATGTCCCTGATCAAGAACGGCCGGATCAAGCAGTCGCTCGTCCACTGGTGCTACGAGCCCTACTGGAAGGACCATGACGCGTTCATCGGGATGACGAAGGATCTCGGCTGCCAGAGCGTCGAACTGGCCCCGCCGTCGATGTATCCCAAGCTCAAGGCGGCCGGCCTCACCAACGCGATCGCCCAGATCGACCTGGGCGAGACCCCGCCGTTCATGATCGGCTTCAACAATCCCAAGCACTGGGACCAGGTGATCGCCGCCACGAAGAAGTCGATCGACGAGTGCGCCGAGTTCGGCTTCCCCAGCGTCATCTGCTTCACGGGCTACGAGGACGGGCTCACAGCCGAGCAGGGGGCCGACAACTGCGTGGAGGGCTTCAAGAAGGTCGTCGGTTACGCCGAGCAGAAGGGCGTGACGATGTGCCTGGAGATGCTCAACACCCGCGCCGACGACCACCCGATGAAGGGGCATCCCGGCTACCAGGGGAATCACACCGAGTATTGCATCGATATCCTCAAGCGGGTCGGTTCCCCTCGGCTCAAGCTTCTGTTCGACTTTTACCACGTGCAGATCCAGGACGGCGATCTCATCCGCCGGCTGCACCAGCACAAGGACTACATCGGCCACATCCACACAGCCGGCAACCCCGGGCGCGGCGAGATGGATGAGAAGCAGGAAATCTACTTCCCGCCGCTCATGCACGCGCTGCTGGACATCGGCTACCAGGGATACGTCGGCCACGAGTTCATCCCGACCCGCGACCCGCTGGAAGGGCTCAAGCAGGCTGTGACTCAGTGTGACGTTTGA
- a CDS encoding nucleoside hydrolase — MRGVCTRLIAGAMLFAASVTPRVSAAADAPVGLIFDTDICGDVDDVLALGMIHAMESRGACKLLAVTVSVDNPKTAPFVDLVNTFYGRGEVPIGDVGDGGVKLEGKYLKMVDAVDDGKPRYPHDLLTAPPATAVLRKALASQPDKSVVIAQVGFSTNLDRLLETKGDEYSPLSGVELVKAKVKFLSLMAGSFTPINGNKHYLEYNVVKDVPSCARMVEKWPTELVWSGFEIGIALPYPATSIERDYGYVKHHPLAEAYYLYNPPPHNRPTWDLTSVLYAVHPDRGYFDLSQPGDVTVEKDGFTRFDAAPKGRSRYLILPDEARKARVLEALVQLSSEPPHNHEGGRP, encoded by the coding sequence ATGCGAGGCGTCTGTACGCGTCTGATCGCCGGGGCGATGTTGTTCGCCGCTTCAGTCACCCCGAGGGTTTCGGCCGCCGCCGACGCCCCCGTGGGCCTGATCTTCGATACCGACATTTGCGGCGACGTCGACGACGTCCTGGCCCTGGGCATGATCCACGCGATGGAATCCCGGGGCGCCTGCAAACTGCTGGCTGTCACGGTGAGCGTCGACAATCCCAAGACGGCCCCGTTCGTCGACCTGGTCAACACCTTCTACGGCCGTGGCGAGGTCCCCATCGGCGACGTCGGCGACGGCGGCGTGAAGCTGGAGGGGAAGTACCTGAAGATGGTCGACGCCGTCGACGACGGCAAGCCGCGATACCCCCACGACCTCTTGACCGCCCCACCCGCAACGGCCGTCCTCCGGAAGGCGCTCGCGTCCCAGCCCGACAAGTCGGTCGTCATCGCGCAGGTCGGCTTCTCGACCAACCTCGACCGTCTGCTCGAAACGAAGGGGGATGAGTACTCGCCCCTCTCGGGCGTCGAACTCGTGAAGGCGAAGGTGAAGTTCCTCTCGCTGATGGCCGGGTCGTTCACTCCGATCAACGGCAACAAGCATTACCTTGAATACAACGTGGTGAAGGACGTCCCGAGCTGCGCCCGGATGGTCGAGAAGTGGCCGACCGAACTGGTCTGGAGCGGCTTTGAGATCGGCATCGCACTCCCCTACCCCGCGACGAGCATCGAGCGCGACTACGGCTACGTGAAGCATCACCCGCTCGCCGAAGCCTACTACCTCTACAACCCCCCGCCGCACAACCGGCCGACCTGGGACCTGACGAGCGTCCTCTACGCCGTTCACCCCGACCGGGGGTATTTCGACCTCTCGCAGCCCGGCGACGTTACCGTCGAGAAAGACGGCTTCACGCGTTTCGACGCCGCGCCGAAGGGACGCAGCCGCTACCTGATTCTGCCGGACGAGGCCCGCAAGGCCCGCGTCCTGGAGGCCCTGGTCCAGCTTTCCAGCGAGCCGCCTCACAACCACGAAGGAGGCCGGCCGTGA
- a CDS encoding sugar ABC transporter substrate-binding protein, which translates to MRIFRSIAATILLGTLAGCGGEPAAPSSAPGAAPTPATLGKPRIALIMKSLANEFFAQMAKGAEAYQKEHADQFDLIVNGIKDERDIARQVALMDEMVGQKVSAIVIAPADSKALVSACRQAQEAGIVVVNIDNKLDDGVLAEQGIKVPFVGPDNRAGAKLVGDYLAGKLKPGDPVGIVEGLRTAFNGQQRLLGFQDAAKAANLKVVDSQSAQWEIAPANRVASAMLSEHPEIKALMCANDSMALGAFAAVKAAGRGGQVLIVGYDGITAVRSAIEAGDILATVDQHADQLAVFGLQFALDQVAKKETPADRTTPVDLVTKK; encoded by the coding sequence GTGAGGATCTTCCGATCCATCGCCGCGACGATCCTGCTGGGAACGCTGGCCGGCTGCGGAGGCGAGCCCGCGGCTCCCTCCTCAGCGCCGGGGGCTGCTCCCACGCCGGCGACCCTGGGCAAGCCTCGCATCGCGCTCATCATGAAGTCGCTGGCCAACGAGTTCTTCGCCCAGATGGCGAAGGGGGCCGAGGCCTACCAGAAAGAGCACGCCGATCAGTTCGACCTGATCGTCAACGGCATCAAGGACGAGCGTGACATCGCCCGTCAGGTCGCCCTGATGGATGAGATGGTCGGCCAGAAGGTTTCCGCAATCGTCATCGCCCCGGCCGATTCCAAGGCCCTCGTCTCCGCCTGCCGCCAGGCGCAGGAGGCGGGTATCGTCGTGGTCAACATCGACAACAAGCTCGATGACGGCGTCCTCGCCGAGCAAGGAATCAAGGTCCCCTTCGTCGGCCCCGACAACCGCGCGGGAGCGAAGCTGGTGGGCGACTACCTGGCCGGCAAACTGAAGCCCGGCGACCCGGTCGGGATCGTCGAAGGGCTCCGCACGGCGTTCAACGGACAGCAACGCTTGCTCGGATTCCAGGACGCCGCCAAGGCCGCGAACCTCAAGGTCGTCGACTCGCAGAGCGCCCAGTGGGAGATCGCCCCGGCGAATCGTGTGGCCTCGGCGATGCTCAGCGAGCATCCCGAGATCAAGGCTCTGATGTGCGCCAACGACAGCATGGCGCTGGGCGCGTTCGCAGCCGTGAAGGCGGCGGGCCGCGGCGGCCAGGTCTTGATCGTCGGCTACGACGGCATCACGGCGGTCCGCTCGGCCATTGAGGCCGGCGACATCCTGGCGACCGTCGACCAGCACGCCGACCAACTGGCGGTCTTCGGGCTGCAATTCGCTCTCGACCAGGTCGCCAAGAAGGAAACGCCCGCCGACCGGACCACGCCCGTCGACCTTGTGACCAAGAAGTGA